One genomic region from Anabaena sp. PCC 7108 encodes:
- a CDS encoding lysophospholipid acyltransferase family protein gives MLKTQHPQKTKPGWSLDERDPKFIETIMPLLGFLYNYYFRVQTSGWENIPDEKILIVGSHNGGLASPDTSMMMYDWVRRFGAEKPIYGLMHPKAWQVFPALAETAMKGGAVMAHPQMAYQALRSGASVLVYPGGAEDVFRPHQMRDKIYFAERRGFIKLALRENVPIVPAISWGAHDTLFVLADLYEVVEQFHKWGMPWLFGVDPLVFPVYLGLPWGLAIGPLPNIPLPVPIHTRVCPPIVFERYGKEAASDRTYVNECYELVKSQMQQELDNLIQQAGN, from the coding sequence ATGTTAAAAACACAACATCCTCAAAAAACAAAACCCGGTTGGTCTTTAGATGAGCGAGATCCAAAGTTCATCGAAACAATCATGCCCCTCTTAGGTTTTTTGTATAACTACTATTTTCGAGTTCAAACTAGTGGCTGGGAAAATATCCCAGATGAAAAAATCCTGATTGTCGGTTCCCACAACGGGGGACTTGCTTCTCCCGACACATCAATGATGATGTATGACTGGGTACGCCGATTTGGTGCTGAAAAACCAATTTACGGTTTAATGCATCCCAAAGCTTGGCAGGTTTTCCCAGCTTTAGCGGAAACAGCTATGAAGGGTGGGGCTGTTATGGCTCATCCACAAATGGCTTATCAGGCTTTACGGTCTGGAGCTAGTGTTTTAGTTTATCCTGGTGGTGCAGAAGATGTGTTCCGTCCCCATCAAATGCGGGACAAAATTTACTTTGCTGAACGACGTGGATTTATTAAGCTGGCCTTACGGGAAAATGTGCCAATTGTGCCGGCAATTTCTTGGGGGGCGCATGATACTCTATTTGTCTTGGCTGATTTGTACGAAGTTGTGGAGCAATTCCACAAGTGGGGTATGCCGTGGCTGTTTGGGGTTGATCCACTAGTCTTTCCTGTTTATCTGGGACTACCTTGGGGTTTAGCTATTGGACCTCTGCCAAATATTCCTTTGCCTGTGCCTATCCATACTAGGGTATGTCCACCAATTGTGTTTGAACGCTATGGAAAAGAAGCCGCAAGCGATCGCACTTATGTTAATGAATGCTATGAGTTAGTCAAAAGTCAGATGCAGCAGGAATTGGATAATTTAATCCAACAAGCTGGTAATTAA